Proteins encoded together in one Mycobacterium simiae window:
- a CDS encoding acyl-CoA dehydrogenase, translating into MGIALTDDHRELAEVARSFLTSQKARAAARALLDSPEEARPAFWPGIVELGWLGLHIDEEHGGSGFGLPELVVVVEELGRAVAPGPFVPTVIASALIAKDGTAEQKSRLLPGLIDGSVTAGVGLGGQVQITDGVADGDAGVVLGAGLADLLVIAAGDDVVLLDRGRSGVSVEVPDNLDPTRRSGRVRLRDVSIGADDIVTGARDSALARARVLLAAEAVGGAADCVDAAVEYAKVRQQFGRTIATFQAVKHHCANMLVAAESATAAVWDASRAASEDEAQFRLIAGVAAALAFPAYARNAELNIQVHGGIGFTWEHDAHLHLRRALVTGALFGGDAPARDVFDRTAAGVVRDNSLDLPPEAEQMRARIRADAAAIASLDKAAQRDKLIATGYVMPHWPKPWGLAADAVEQLVIEEEFRAAGIKRPDYGITGWVILTLIQHGTDWQIERFVEKALRKDEIWCQLFSEPEAGSDAASIKTKATRVEGGWRINGQKVWTSGAHYCARGLATVRTDPDAPKHAGITTVIVDMKAPEVEVRPLRQITGGSDFNEVFFNDLFVPDEDVVGTPNSGWTVARATLGNERVSIGGSGSFYEGLATALVELARQHPERLAGADVRVGSYLANEAALRLLNLRRVARSVEGSGPGPEGNVTKLKLAEHMVEGAAIMAALTGAEVALVDGAGAAPGRLIMGARGMAIAGGTSEVTRNQIAERILGMPRDPLIN; encoded by the coding sequence ATGGGTATCGCACTGACCGACGATCATCGCGAGCTCGCCGAGGTTGCTCGGTCTTTCCTGACTTCGCAGAAGGCGCGTGCCGCGGCGCGGGCGCTGCTCGACTCGCCGGAGGAAGCCCGGCCCGCGTTCTGGCCCGGCATCGTCGAGCTCGGCTGGCTCGGCCTGCACATCGACGAGGAACACGGCGGCTCCGGGTTCGGGTTGCCCGAACTCGTGGTGGTCGTCGAGGAGCTCGGCCGCGCGGTGGCCCCGGGTCCGTTCGTCCCCACGGTGATCGCCTCGGCCTTGATCGCCAAAGACGGTACCGCCGAACAAAAGTCGCGGTTGCTGCCAGGCCTGATCGACGGCTCGGTCACCGCGGGCGTCGGCCTAGGCGGCCAAGTGCAGATCACCGACGGAGTCGCCGACGGTGACGCCGGAGTCGTGTTGGGCGCGGGTCTGGCTGATCTGCTGGTGATCGCCGCCGGCGACGACGTGGTGCTGTTGGACCGCGGCCGTTCCGGCGTATCGGTCGAGGTGCCCGACAACCTCGACCCGACGCGGCGTTCCGGGCGGGTCCGGTTGCGCGACGTCAGCATCGGTGCCGACGACATCGTCACGGGGGCGCGGGATTCGGCGCTGGCTCGGGCGCGGGTTCTGCTGGCCGCTGAGGCAGTGGGCGGGGCGGCCGACTGCGTCGACGCCGCCGTCGAATACGCCAAGGTGCGCCAGCAGTTCGGCCGCACCATCGCGACCTTCCAGGCCGTCAAGCATCACTGCGCCAACATGCTGGTGGCCGCGGAGTCGGCGACGGCGGCAGTATGGGATGCCTCGCGCGCGGCGTCCGAAGACGAAGCGCAATTCCGGCTGATCGCCGGTGTTGCTGCCGCACTGGCCTTTCCGGCTTACGCCCGCAACGCCGAGCTCAACATTCAGGTGCACGGCGGCATTGGGTTCACCTGGGAGCACGATGCGCATCTGCATCTGCGCCGCGCTCTGGTGACGGGGGCGCTGTTCGGTGGCGACGCGCCGGCCCGCGATGTTTTCGACCGCACCGCCGCGGGCGTCGTACGCGACAACAGTTTGGACCTGCCGCCGGAGGCCGAGCAGATGCGGGCCCGGATCCGGGCCGACGCCGCCGCTATCGCGTCGCTGGACAAAGCGGCGCAGCGGGACAAGCTGATCGCGACCGGCTATGTCATGCCGCACTGGCCCAAGCCGTGGGGCCTGGCCGCGGACGCGGTCGAGCAGTTGGTGATCGAGGAGGAGTTCCGTGCCGCCGGCATCAAGCGGCCCGACTACGGCATCACGGGGTGGGTGATCCTGACCCTGATTCAGCACGGAACTGACTGGCAAATCGAAAGATTCGTCGAAAAGGCGTTGCGTAAGGACGAGATCTGGTGCCAGCTGTTCTCCGAACCCGAGGCAGGCTCGGACGCCGCATCCATCAAGACGAAGGCCACTCGGGTCGAGGGCGGCTGGCGGATCAACGGCCAGAAGGTGTGGACCAGCGGTGCGCATTACTGCGCCCGGGGCCTGGCCACCGTGCGCACCGACCCCGATGCGCCTAAGCACGCCGGTATCACCACGGTCATCGTCGACATGAAGGCGCCCGAGGTCGAGGTGCGGCCGTTGCGGCAGATCACCGGCGGCTCGGACTTCAACGAAGTGTTCTTCAACGACCTGTTCGTCCCCGACGAAGACGTCGTGGGGACGCCCAATTCGGGGTGGACGGTCGCGCGCGCGACGCTGGGCAACGAACGGGTCAGTATCGGCGGCAGCGGGTCTTTCTACGAGGGGCTGGCGACCGCCCTGGTCGAGCTCGCCCGCCAACACCCAGAGCGGTTGGCGGGGGCCGATGTTCGGGTCGGTTCCTACCTGGCCAACGAGGCCGCGCTGCGGCTGCTCAACTTACGCCGGGTGGCCCGCAGTGTCGAAGGGTCGGGCCCGGGCCCGGAAGGCAACGTCACCAAACTCAAGCTCGCCGAGCACATGGTGGAGGGCGCGGCGATCATGGCCGCCCTGACTGGCGCCGAAGTTGCGCTGGTGGACGGGGCCGGTGCGGCACCGGGCCGGCTGATCATGGGCGCCCGCGGCATGGCGATCGCCGGTGGCACGTCGGAGGTCACCCGAAACCAGATCGCGGAGCGGATTCTCGGCATGCCGCGCGACCCGCTGATCAACTAG
- a CDS encoding SDR family NAD(P)-dependent oxidoreductase — translation MEINGKKAVVIGGASGMGRATAEMLAERGADVAIFDREGSDGKTVAEGLSGGGGTFYPVDVTDFTGTEQALQTAVDKLGGLHITVTTAGGGIAKRTLTKSGPHDLESFQQVIDLNLIATFNISRLAAAHMSKNEPEDEERGVIINTASIAAFEGQIGQVAYTAAKAAVAGMCLTMARDLGSLGIRVLAIAPSLFLTGLTSMVPDEMAATLTRDAAFPKRMGRPEEYAKLAVAIVDNPMLNGQCLRLDAGQRFAPK, via the coding sequence ATGGAGATCAATGGGAAGAAGGCCGTCGTCATCGGCGGTGCGTCGGGGATGGGCCGCGCCACGGCCGAGATGCTCGCTGAACGTGGCGCGGACGTCGCCATCTTCGACCGCGAGGGTTCCGACGGCAAAACGGTCGCCGAGGGCCTCAGCGGCGGGGGCGGCACGTTCTACCCGGTCGACGTCACCGACTTCACCGGCACCGAGCAGGCCTTGCAGACGGCGGTCGACAAGCTCGGCGGCCTGCACATCACCGTGACTACCGCCGGCGGCGGCATCGCCAAGCGCACCTTGACCAAGTCGGGTCCGCACGACCTCGAATCCTTCCAACAGGTGATCGACCTCAACCTGATCGCCACGTTCAACATCAGTCGGTTGGCGGCCGCGCACATGTCCAAGAACGAACCCGAGGACGAGGAGCGCGGTGTCATCATCAACACGGCGTCGATCGCCGCTTTCGAAGGACAGATCGGGCAGGTCGCCTACACCGCCGCCAAGGCGGCCGTCGCCGGCATGTGCCTGACGATGGCGCGCGACCTGGGATCGCTGGGTATTCGGGTGCTGGCGATCGCTCCGAGCCTGTTCCTCACCGGCCTCACGTCGATGGTTCCCGACGAGATGGCGGCGACGCTGACCCGGGACGCGGCCTTCCCCAAGAGGATGGGCCGACCCGAGGAATACGCCAAGCTGGCGGTGGCCATCGTCGACAACCCGATGCTCAACGGCCAGTGCCTGCGGCTGGACGCGGGCCAGCGGTTCGCGCCCAAGTAG
- a CDS encoding ATP-dependent DNA ligase → MLLHEVVATSIDVGATSSRLTKIARIADLLTRTAPDPAVAAIVVSWLSGELPQRQIGVGWASLRTRPPPAARSTLTVAGVHATFTDIGAVSGKGSQARRAALLGSLFAAATDPEQTFLARLLNGELRQGALAGIMADAVAKAAGIPAAAVQRAAMLGGDLPAVAAAALSGGAAALDAFTLRVGRAVGPMLAQPAASVADALERHGGTTIFEAKLDGARVQIHRAGEAVTVYTRSLDDVTARLPEVVEATLALPVRDLIADGEAIALRPDNRPHRFQVTASRFARSVDVATNQAAQPLSVFFFDILHRDGVDLLDAPTTERLAVLDALVPAPQQVDRLVTSDAAAASAFLQATLAAGHEGVMAKAPGASYQAGRRGAGWLKVKPVHTLDLVVLAVEWGSGRRRGKLSNIHLGARDPATGEFVMVGKTFKGMTDAMLDWQTARFRELAVGPTDADVVQVVQLRPEQVVEIALDGVQRSPRYPGGVALRFARVVRYRDDKSPAEADTIDNVRSLY, encoded by the coding sequence GTGCTCCTACACGAGGTGGTCGCGACGTCGATCGACGTCGGCGCCACGTCGTCGCGGCTGACCAAGATCGCGCGCATCGCCGACCTGCTCACCCGCACCGCACCCGACCCCGCTGTCGCGGCAATCGTCGTCTCCTGGCTCTCCGGTGAGCTGCCGCAACGCCAGATCGGCGTGGGCTGGGCGTCGCTGCGCACCCGCCCGCCCCCGGCCGCGCGATCCACGCTCACCGTCGCCGGCGTGCACGCCACATTCACCGACATCGGCGCGGTCTCCGGCAAAGGATCGCAGGCCCGCCGCGCCGCACTGCTCGGATCGCTGTTCGCCGCCGCGACCGACCCCGAGCAGACCTTTCTGGCGCGGCTGCTCAATGGCGAGCTGCGGCAGGGCGCGCTGGCCGGGATCATGGCCGACGCCGTCGCCAAGGCCGCGGGCATCCCGGCCGCCGCGGTACAGCGCGCGGCGATGCTCGGCGGGGATCTGCCCGCCGTCGCCGCCGCTGCCCTGTCCGGCGGAGCGGCCGCGCTTGATGCGTTCACGCTGCGGGTGGGCCGGGCGGTGGGGCCGATGCTGGCCCAGCCGGCGGCCAGTGTGGCCGACGCGCTCGAACGGCATGGCGGCACAACGATTTTCGAGGCGAAGCTGGATGGCGCGCGGGTGCAGATCCACCGGGCCGGGGAGGCGGTCACGGTCTACACTCGAAGCCTCGACGACGTCACCGCTCGGCTGCCCGAGGTGGTGGAGGCCACGCTGGCGCTGCCGGTGCGCGACCTCATCGCCGACGGCGAGGCGATCGCGCTGCGGCCCGACAACCGGCCGCACCGCTTTCAGGTCACCGCGTCGCGGTTCGCGCGATCCGTCGATGTGGCCACTAACCAAGCCGCGCAGCCGTTGTCGGTGTTCTTCTTCGACATCCTGCACCGCGACGGTGTCGACCTGCTCGACGCGCCGACCACCGAGCGGCTGGCCGTGCTGGACGCGCTGGTACCGGCACCACAGCAAGTCGACCGGCTGGTGACGTCCGACGCCGCGGCCGCGTCCGCTTTCCTCCAGGCCACCCTGGCCGCTGGCCACGAAGGAGTAATGGCCAAGGCGCCCGGCGCGTCGTATCAGGCCGGCCGCCGCGGGGCGGGGTGGCTCAAGGTCAAGCCGGTGCACACCCTCGACCTGGTGGTGCTGGCCGTCGAGTGGGGTTCTGGACGCCGCCGCGGCAAGCTCTCCAACATTCATCTGGGCGCGCGCGATCCCGCCACCGGCGAATTCGTCATGGTGGGAAAGACTTTCAAAGGGATGACCGACGCCATGCTGGATTGGCAGACGGCCCGATTCCGCGAACTCGCCGTCGGACCGACCGATGCCGACGTCGTCCAGGTCGTGCAGCTGCGCCCCGAACAGGTTGTCGAGATTGCCCTCGACGGCGTTCAGCGCTCGCCGCGCTATCCCGGCGGGGTGGCGCTGCGGTTCGCCCGGGTCGTTCGGTATCGCGACGACAAGAGCCCGGCCGAGGCCGACACGATCGACAACGTCCGTTCCCTGTACTGA
- a CDS encoding carbon starvation CstA family protein, producing MTLRDKDVSYIRTDDDLPPVAIIDRSPISVGHKIIFGVIAIVGAIAWAIIAFVRGETVNAVWFVVAAICTYIIGFRFYARLIELKVVLPRDDHATPAEVIDDGTDYVPTDRRVLFGHHFAAIAGAGPLVGPVLAAQMGYLPCSIWIIIGAVFAGAVQDYLVLWISTRRRGRSLGQMARDELGPTGGAAAMVGVLVIMVMIIAVLALVVVRGLAQSPWGVFSIAMTIPIAILMGCYLRFLRPGRVGEVSLIGFALLMAAVASGNWVSETSWGASWLNLSPVTVCWLIIGYGFVASVLPVWLLLAPRDYLSTFMKVGAIAMLALGIFVAHPLIQAPAVSRFAHTGDGPVFPGSLFPFLFITIACGALSGFHALISSGTTPKLLEKESQMRFIGYGGMLTESFVAVMALISATVLDQHVYFALNAPTAQTGGTAATAAHYVNTLGLSGGPITADELAGAATSVGEKSIVSRTGGAPTLAVGMSEVLHRAFGGTALKAFWYHFAIMFEALFILTAVDAGTRVARFMLSDTLGNLGGPLTKLRNPSWRPGVWVCSLVVAAGWGSILLMGVTDPLGGINTLFPLFGISNQLLAAIALTVITVIVIKKGLLAWAWVSGVPLAWDLVVTLTASWQKIFSADPNIGYWAQHFKYAAARAAGKTAFGSAKNAHELDAVIRNTFIQGTLSIFFAVVVLIVLVVGIVSSVKAIRGNGRPLTEEDPVPSKLFAPSGLIATAVEREVQRQWDAPRPEPADQRHAGMMQ from the coding sequence GTGACTCTGCGCGACAAGGATGTCAGCTATATCCGGACCGACGACGATTTGCCGCCGGTGGCGATCATCGACCGCTCCCCCATCTCGGTCGGACACAAGATCATCTTCGGGGTCATCGCAATCGTTGGCGCGATCGCTTGGGCGATCATCGCATTCGTGCGCGGTGAGACGGTGAACGCCGTCTGGTTTGTGGTGGCCGCGATCTGCACCTACATCATCGGGTTCCGGTTTTATGCCCGATTGATCGAGCTGAAGGTTGTGCTCCCGCGCGACGACCACGCCACCCCCGCCGAAGTCATCGACGACGGAACCGACTACGTGCCCACCGACCGGCGGGTGTTGTTCGGTCACCATTTCGCCGCGATCGCGGGAGCCGGGCCGCTCGTCGGCCCGGTACTGGCCGCCCAGATGGGCTACTTGCCCTGCAGCATTTGGATCATCATCGGTGCGGTGTTCGCCGGCGCCGTGCAGGACTACCTGGTGCTGTGGATTTCCACCCGCCGCCGCGGCCGGTCGCTGGGACAGATGGCCCGCGACGAGCTCGGCCCGACCGGCGGGGCCGCCGCAATGGTCGGTGTGCTCGTCATCATGGTGATGATCATCGCCGTGCTGGCGTTGGTGGTGGTTCGCGGACTGGCCCAGAGCCCGTGGGGCGTGTTCTCCATCGCGATGACCATTCCCATCGCCATCTTGATGGGCTGCTACTTGCGGTTCCTGCGGCCCGGGCGGGTAGGCGAGGTGTCGCTGATCGGCTTCGCGTTGCTGATGGCCGCGGTGGCCTCGGGCAACTGGGTCAGTGAAACGTCTTGGGGTGCTTCCTGGTTGAACCTGTCCCCGGTCACCGTCTGCTGGCTGATCATCGGCTACGGTTTCGTCGCGTCGGTGCTGCCGGTGTGGTTGCTGCTCGCGCCGCGCGATTACCTGTCCACCTTCATGAAAGTGGGCGCGATCGCGATGCTGGCCCTCGGCATCTTCGTCGCGCACCCGCTCATCCAGGCGCCCGCCGTCTCCCGATTCGCTCACACCGGCGACGGGCCGGTGTTTCCGGGTTCGCTGTTTCCCTTCCTGTTCATCACCATCGCTTGCGGCGCGCTGTCCGGATTCCACGCACTGATCTCATCGGGCACCACGCCGAAGCTGCTGGAGAAGGAAAGCCAGATGCGCTTCATCGGCTACGGCGGCATGCTGACCGAATCGTTCGTCGCCGTCATGGCATTGATCAGCGCGACGGTCCTCGACCAGCACGTGTACTTCGCCCTCAACGCCCCGACCGCGCAGACCGGCGGCACGGCCGCCACCGCCGCGCACTACGTCAACACTCTCGGGCTGTCGGGCGGCCCCATCACCGCCGACGAACTCGCCGGAGCCGCCACCAGCGTCGGCGAAAAGTCGATCGTGTCCCGCACCGGCGGAGCCCCGACGCTTGCGGTGGGCATGTCCGAGGTCTTGCACCGCGCTTTCGGCGGCACCGCCCTCAAGGCGTTCTGGTATCACTTCGCGATCATGTTCGAAGCGCTGTTCATCCTGACCGCCGTTGACGCCGGCACCCGAGTCGCGCGGTTCATGCTGTCCGACACGCTCGGCAACCTCGGCGGACCGCTGACGAAGCTGCGCAACCCCAGCTGGCGGCCCGGCGTGTGGGTGTGCAGCCTGGTCGTGGCCGCCGGCTGGGGCAGCATCCTGCTCATGGGCGTCACCGATCCGCTGGGTGGCATCAACACCCTGTTCCCGCTGTTCGGGATCTCCAACCAGCTACTCGCCGCGATCGCACTGACGGTCATCACGGTCATCGTCATCAAGAAGGGTCTGCTGGCTTGGGCGTGGGTTTCGGGCGTCCCGCTCGCGTGGGACTTGGTGGTGACGCTGACGGCGTCGTGGCAGAAGATCTTCTCCGCGGACCCGAACATCGGCTATTGGGCGCAACACTTCAAGTACGCGGCCGCCCGGGCGGCCGGCAAGACCGCCTTCGGTTCGGCCAAGAACGCCCACGAGCTCGACGCGGTCATCCGGAACACGTTCATCCAGGGGACCCTGTCGATTTTCTTCGCGGTTGTGGTGCTCATCGTGCTGGTGGTCGGAATTGTGTCCTCGGTCAAGGCGATTCGTGGCAACGGCCGGCCGTTGACCGAGGAGGACCCGGTCCCGTCGAAGCTGTTCGCCCCCTCGGGCCTGATTGCCACCGCCGTTGAGCGCGAGGTGCAACGGCAGTGGGACGCGCCCCGGCCGGAGCCGGCTGACCAGCGCCACGCCGGAATGATGCAGTAG
- a CDS encoding Hsp70 family protein: MRVGIDFGTTHTVVALVDRGNYPVVSFDSVDTWPSLIAANAAGELRFGVDASAVRHDPQWSVLRSIKRLLNDAGPQTEVTLAGRNYRLADLLTGLLAQLKTDLLQRSNGCLTPGEPIEAAISVPANASSAQRLLTLDAFVAAGFHVVALLNEPSAASLEYAHRYRSTITTKREYVLIYDLGGGTFDASLLKMTGHSNEVVISEGIQRLGGDDFDDAILRLVLDGAKLPDVDAGALALLREDCAARKESVGPQTRRFLVDMTAIDRPPFSCAIDDIYSACAPLVEFTIELLDRILRDGNTDVAWNDVAGIYVVGGAGGFPLVPRMLRSAFGDKRVKRSPHPFAATAIGLAVFLDKESGFALSERFSRHFGVFREAEAGAGIVFDPIVCKDASLPADGHSPLVVRRTYRAAHNIGHFRFVECSRLVNGRPDGDVTPYDPVLFPFDPALYGRDDLGRQPVGRCTDGPDVEERYVVAPGGAVEVTLTTQPGGFMRTFRLERCTSA, translated from the coding sequence ATGAGAGTCGGTATCGACTTCGGCACCACCCACACGGTCGTCGCGCTGGTCGACCGGGGCAACTACCCGGTCGTCTCCTTTGACAGCGTCGACACGTGGCCCTCACTGATCGCGGCCAACGCCGCCGGAGAGCTGCGCTTCGGCGTGGACGCCAGCGCCGTCCGCCACGACCCGCAGTGGTCCGTACTGCGGTCGATCAAGCGTCTGCTCAACGACGCCGGCCCACAAACCGAGGTGACGCTGGCCGGGCGCAACTACCGCTTGGCCGACCTGCTCACCGGCTTGCTGGCCCAGCTGAAAACCGACCTGCTGCAGCGCTCGAACGGCTGCCTGACCCCGGGTGAACCCATCGAGGCGGCCATCAGTGTGCCGGCGAACGCCTCGAGCGCGCAGCGCTTGCTGACGCTGGATGCCTTCGTCGCGGCCGGTTTTCACGTCGTCGCACTGTTGAACGAGCCGTCCGCCGCGAGCCTGGAGTACGCCCACCGGTACCGGTCCACGATCACGACGAAACGCGAATACGTCCTGATCTACGACCTGGGCGGCGGCACCTTCGACGCCTCGCTGCTCAAGATGACCGGGCACTCCAACGAGGTGGTGATCAGCGAAGGCATCCAGCGGCTCGGCGGGGACGACTTCGACGACGCCATTCTGCGGTTGGTCCTGGACGGAGCGAAGTTGCCGGACGTCGACGCCGGCGCGCTCGCCCTGCTACGGGAAGACTGCGCGGCCCGCAAGGAGAGCGTCGGCCCGCAGACGCGCCGCTTCCTGGTGGACATGACGGCAATCGACCGGCCGCCGTTCTCCTGCGCCATCGACGACATCTATTCCGCGTGCGCGCCGCTCGTCGAATTCACCATCGAACTCCTCGACCGCATCTTGCGCGACGGCAACACCGACGTGGCATGGAACGACGTAGCCGGCATCTACGTGGTGGGCGGGGCCGGAGGCTTCCCGCTCGTCCCGCGGATGCTGCGCAGCGCCTTCGGCGACAAGCGCGTCAAACGTTCACCGCACCCGTTTGCCGCCACCGCCATCGGACTTGCCGTCTTCCTGGACAAAGAGTCGGGTTTCGCATTGTCCGAACGCTTTTCGCGGCATTTCGGCGTCTTCCGCGAGGCCGAGGCCGGCGCCGGCATCGTCTTCGACCCAATCGTGTGCAAGGACGCTTCGCTCCCGGCCGACGGGCACTCCCCCCTCGTCGTCAGGCGGACCTATCGGGCCGCGCACAATATCGGACATTTCCGCTTCGTGGAATGCAGCCGCCTGGTCAACGGGCGGCCCGACGGCGACGTGACGCCCTACGATCCGGTGCTGTTTCCCTTCGATCCGGCCCTCTACGGCCGCGACGACCTCGGGCGCCAACCCGTCGGACGGTGCACGGATGGACCCGACGTCGAGGAGCGCTACGTCGTCGCCCCCGGCGGCGCGGTGGAGGTGACGCTCACGACGCAGCCCGGCGGCTTCATGCGCACCTTCCGTCTAGAGCGTTGCACTTCCGCGTAG
- a CDS encoding oxidoreductase: MPTWLITGCSTGLGRALAEAVIGAGHNTVVTARDVANVADLTNRAPDRVLPVTLDVTRPDQIASATRQALDRFGVVDVLVNNAGYGYRAAVEEGDDAEVRALFETHFFGAVAMIKAVLPGMRQRRRGAIVNISSIAAQVTPVGSGYYSAAKAALEGMSGALRGELAPLGISVTVVEPGAFRTDFAGRSLHQSAVPIGDYAGTAGQRRKENDTMHGNQAGDPAKAGEAIVAAVEASEPPAFLLLGPDALALYRYTADARADEIANWEQLTASTDFD, translated from the coding sequence ATGCCCACCTGGCTCATCACCGGTTGCTCGACCGGTCTCGGACGCGCCTTGGCCGAGGCCGTGATCGGCGCCGGCCACAACACCGTCGTCACTGCTCGCGACGTTGCCAACGTTGCGGATTTGACCAACCGCGCGCCGGATCGGGTGCTGCCCGTCACCCTGGACGTCACCCGACCCGATCAGATCGCTTCGGCGACCCGACAGGCCCTCGACCGGTTCGGCGTCGTCGACGTGCTGGTCAACAATGCTGGCTACGGGTACCGGGCCGCGGTGGAAGAGGGGGACGACGCCGAGGTCCGAGCCCTATTTGAGACGCACTTTTTCGGAGCCGTCGCCATGATCAAGGCCGTCCTGCCCGGCATGCGGCAGCGTCGCCGCGGCGCGATCGTCAACATCTCGTCAATCGCAGCGCAGGTGACGCCGGTGGGATCGGGCTACTACTCCGCCGCCAAGGCGGCGCTAGAGGGCATGAGCGGTGCGTTGCGTGGCGAGCTGGCTCCCCTGGGCATTTCGGTGACGGTCGTCGAGCCGGGCGCCTTTCGAACCGACTTCGCCGGGCGCTCGCTGCACCAGTCGGCTGTTCCCATCGGCGACTACGCCGGCACCGCGGGCCAACGCCGCAAGGAGAACGACACTATGCACGGCAATCAGGCCGGTGACCCCGCCAAGGCCGGCGAGGCCATCGTCGCGGCGGTCGAAGCCAGCGAACCACCCGCATTCCTGCTCCTGGGCCCCGACGCCCTTGCCCTGTACCGCTACACCGCCGACGCCCGAGCCGACGAAATAGCGAACTGGGAACAGCTGACTGCCAGCACCGATTTCGACTGA
- a CDS encoding AMP-binding protein, with the protein MKFASPFPDVVIPNTSVYDFVFGNLDQADRDRVALVELATETELSYGALVARIDSFAAALAQRGIGVGDVVGLLAPNSAASAVALHGILRAGATATPINALSTVNEIAGQVGHSAARLLITAPQLWDRAVAAASVAGLSVDEVLLVDDKTLLIPAAGPDVDFDPATHLAVLPYSSGTTGKPKGVMLTHRNLVANVAQLHPVAGLDPDETLMAVIPFFHIYGLTELLCAALQARTRLIVMPKFDLAAFLAAIEKYRCSQAFIVPPLAVALAKDPMVDSFDLSCLRVLTSAAAPLDEELANAVMQRLGCRVVQAYGMTELSPASHVTPHAGRHPEGLVAPVSSCGWTLPNAESKIVDVETGSEIPLPASGLSEPGELCVRGPNVMAGYLRNDAATAEIIDSDGFLHTGDLARVDAHGCVYIVDRLKELIKYKGYQVAPAELEALLLTHPDIADVAVVGVVNNRSGEEIPKAFVVRQRGAVLSKGEVVDFVARKVAPYKKIRQVEFVEKIPKSPTGKILRRELRSH; encoded by the coding sequence ATGAAGTTCGCCAGTCCTTTTCCTGACGTGGTCATTCCGAACACGAGTGTGTACGACTTCGTGTTCGGTAACCTCGACCAGGCCGACCGGGATCGCGTCGCGTTGGTGGAACTCGCCACCGAGACCGAGCTGAGTTACGGCGCGCTGGTCGCTCGCATCGACTCATTCGCCGCGGCGCTGGCCCAACGGGGCATCGGAGTCGGCGACGTGGTGGGGCTGTTGGCACCCAATAGTGCGGCGTCGGCGGTGGCATTGCACGGCATCTTGCGGGCGGGTGCGACGGCTACGCCGATCAATGCCCTGTCCACGGTCAACGAGATCGCCGGCCAGGTAGGGCATTCGGCGGCCCGGCTATTGATCACTGCCCCACAGCTGTGGGACCGGGCCGTGGCAGCGGCGTCCGTGGCGGGCCTGTCCGTCGATGAGGTGCTGCTGGTCGACGATAAAACGCTGCTAATCCCCGCGGCCGGTCCCGACGTCGACTTCGATCCCGCGACGCATCTGGCGGTGCTTCCGTACAGCTCGGGCACGACGGGAAAACCCAAGGGCGTCATGTTGACCCATCGCAACCTCGTCGCGAACGTAGCCCAATTGCACCCCGTGGCAGGGCTTGATCCCGATGAAACACTGATGGCGGTGATTCCCTTCTTCCATATTTACGGGTTGACCGAGCTGTTATGTGCGGCGTTGCAGGCGCGGACGCGGCTGATCGTCATGCCCAAATTCGACCTTGCTGCGTTCCTGGCCGCCATCGAAAAGTACCGCTGCTCACAGGCATTCATCGTCCCGCCGCTGGCCGTGGCGTTGGCCAAAGACCCAATGGTCGATTCGTTCGACCTGTCATGCCTGCGGGTGCTTACCTCGGCGGCGGCGCCGTTGGACGAAGAACTGGCCAATGCGGTGATGCAACGACTCGGTTGTCGTGTCGTGCAGGCCTACGGGATGACCGAGTTGAGTCCCGCCAGCCATGTGACCCCGCACGCGGGCAGGCATCCGGAGGGGCTGGTCGCCCCGGTGAGCTCATGTGGGTGGACGTTGCCGAACGCGGAAAGCAAGATCGTCGACGTCGAAACCGGGTCCGAAATACCCCTTCCCGCGTCGGGCTTGAGTGAGCCGGGGGAGTTATGCGTCCGCGGGCCCAACGTGATGGCGGGTTACCTGAGAAACGATGCAGCGACCGCGGAGATCATCGACAGCGATGGTTTCTTGCACACCGGCGACTTGGCGCGGGTGGACGCGCACGGGTGCGTCTACATCGTCGACCGGCTCAAGGAGCTGATCAAGTACAAGGGATACCAGGTAGCACCCGCAGAGCTCGAAGCGCTGTTGCTGACTCACCCCGACATCGCGGATGTCGCGGTGGTCGGTGTGGTCAATAACCGCTCTGGCGAAGAGATTCCGAAGGCGTTTGTGGTCAGGCAGCGCGGCGCCGTCCTGTCGAAAGGTGAGGTCGTTGACTTCGTCGCTCGGAAAGTCGCGCCGTACAAGAAAATCCGCCAGGTCGAGTTCGTCGAGAAGATCCCGAAGTCGCCGACCGGCAAGATCCTGCGCCGGGAGCTGCGCTCGCATTGA